One part of the Dyadobacter sp. 676 genome encodes these proteins:
- a CDS encoding rhomboid family intramembrane serine protease translates to MSITLILVIITSGISYYAFNNYSLMDKLILNPYRVTQRHEYYRFVTSGFVHADLGHLIFNMLSLWFVGESIERLFAMLFGPSGTFYYLFLYLVGIIVSDIPTFLKHRKNSKYNSLGASGGVSAVLFAAILYAPLLQICLYFFICMPGFIFGLLFLGYSFYEARRGTSYVNHSAHMYGAIFGMVFMAVVYPGAVPQFFEQILSWRLF, encoded by the coding sequence ATGTCGATAACCCTGATCTTGGTGATTATAACTTCGGGTATCAGCTATTACGCCTTCAACAATTACAGTTTGATGGACAAGCTGATCCTGAATCCATACCGCGTTACGCAACGCCATGAATATTACCGGTTTGTAACATCCGGATTTGTGCATGCCGACTTAGGGCACCTGATTTTCAACATGCTCAGTTTGTGGTTTGTAGGCGAAAGCATCGAGCGGCTTTTTGCGATGCTTTTCGGCCCGAGCGGTACGTTTTACTACCTGTTCCTGTACCTGGTGGGCATTATCGTTTCCGATATTCCGACTTTTTTGAAGCACAGGAAAAATTCGAAGTATAACTCGCTGGGGGCATCGGGAGGCGTTTCGGCGGTACTTTTTGCAGCCATTCTCTATGCGCCGCTTCTGCAAATTTGCCTCTATTTTTTCATCTGCATGCCGGGTTTCATCTTCGGGCTGCTGTTCCTCGGATATTCGTTTTATGAAGCGCGGCGCGGCACGAGTTATGTAAACCACAGCGCGCACATGTACGGGGCCATTTTCGGGATGGTTTTTATGGCCGTGGTGTATCCTGGTGCGGTGCCCCAGTTTTTTGAGCAAATCCTGAGCTGGCGGTTATTTTAA
- a CDS encoding glycosyltransferase, whose translation MMLLYILKQIDRSRFDVGIVSFANGELLADFPRDIPVHIAPRKFNTIEKISFHLGINPTLRALRKFARSFKADFWYVNTTMIPETIVVAREFGIRVITHFHEMPLTYTYLSAPDFKSIIDYSELLIGCSQTTCDSIKDAGGKNVALLYSFIDPSLVKKDDIRSAGLRQKLGIPADAFVWILSGMTSERKGFDMLPDIAAGMNDPRVHLVWVGATIDDGLVYYTEQRCANNKSATRIHLAGKQKEDYYNYLNMGNGFLLTSRQDPFPLVMIEAALLGKPIVAFPSGGVSEFVKDGMGVVTDDLSVRQMVAAMRSVMSGETKTDSAVSIKVASRFNVENGYKEWIELIDKTR comes from the coding sequence ATGATGCTGTTGTACATATTGAAACAGATAGACCGTTCCCGTTTCGACGTTGGGATCGTCAGTTTTGCAAACGGCGAATTGCTGGCCGATTTCCCCCGGGACATTCCCGTCCACATCGCCCCGCGGAAGTTCAATACCATCGAAAAAATCTCCTTTCACCTGGGTATCAACCCTACGCTCCGGGCATTGCGCAAGTTCGCCAGGAGCTTCAAGGCGGATTTCTGGTATGTGAATACGACGATGATCCCCGAGACGATCGTGGTGGCCAGGGAATTTGGTATCAGAGTGATCACTCATTTCCACGAGATGCCGCTCACGTACACCTACCTGAGCGCCCCCGATTTCAAAAGCATTATCGATTACTCGGAGCTGCTGATAGGCTGCTCCCAGACAACCTGCGATTCGATCAAAGACGCTGGAGGGAAAAATGTGGCGTTACTTTATTCATTCATCGATCCGTCGCTGGTTAAAAAGGACGACATTCGTTCTGCCGGGCTGAGACAGAAACTGGGCATTCCCGCCGACGCGTTCGTATGGATATTGTCGGGCATGACTTCCGAACGTAAGGGGTTCGATATGCTGCCCGATATCGCCGCCGGGATGAACGATCCGCGCGTACATCTCGTATGGGTGGGTGCAACGATCGACGACGGATTGGTGTATTATACCGAGCAGCGTTGTGCAAATAACAAATCGGCGACCAGAATTCACCTGGCGGGTAAGCAAAAAGAAGATTATTATAATTACCTTAATATGGGAAATGGTTTTCTGCTTACATCCCGGCAGGACCCTTTTCCGCTGGTGATGATCGAAGCTGCGCTGCTGGGTAAACCTATTGTCGCTTTCCCATCGGGAGGCGTTTCAGAGTTTGTCAAGGATGGAATGGGTGTCGTTACCGACGACTTGAGCGTCAGGCAGATGGTTGCGGCAATGCGTTCGGTCATGAGCGGCGAAACGAAGACCGACAGCGCCGTTAGCATAAAGGTGGCGAGCCGGTTCAATGTGGAGAACGGTTATAAGGAATGGATTGAATTAATTGACAAAACCCGTTAG
- a CDS encoding acetyl-CoA C-acyltransferase: MNAYIVAGYRTAVGKAPRGGFRFTRPDDLGAAVIRHLLEQTPQLDPARVDDVIVGNAVPEAEQGMQMGRYVALLSLPKNVSGITINRYCGSGVEAIAMASAKIHAGMAECIIAGGTESMSLVPTMGWKTALNYEIAHTNPDYYLSMGLTAEQVAKDFNISREKQDEFSFRSHQKALRAQKEGWFADGIVPVTVKETYFDAASGKKKTKETVVSQDEGPRADTTIEALSKLKPVFAAGGSVTAGNSSQTSDGAAFVLVMSERMVNELGLKPIARMMSYATAGVDPRIMGIGPVAAVPLALKQAGLKLSDIEQVELNEAFAAQSLAVIQELGIDPEIVNPNGGAIALGHALGSTGARLSVQLFNEMKRRGQKYGMVTACVGGGQGVAGIYERLY, translated from the coding sequence ATGAACGCATACATTGTGGCGGGCTATCGCACCGCGGTGGGCAAGGCGCCGAGAGGCGGGTTTCGGTTTACGCGTCCCGACGACCTCGGTGCGGCGGTGATCAGGCATTTGCTGGAACAAACCCCGCAGCTCGATCCGGCGCGCGTCGACGATGTGATTGTGGGAAACGCCGTACCGGAAGCCGAGCAAGGCATGCAAATGGGCCGTTACGTGGCTTTGCTTTCGTTACCTAAAAATGTGTCCGGTATCACCATCAACCGCTACTGTGGCTCGGGTGTTGAGGCGATCGCGATGGCTTCCGCGAAAATCCATGCCGGAATGGCCGAATGCATCATCGCCGGAGGAACCGAATCCATGTCGCTCGTGCCGACGATGGGCTGGAAAACCGCATTGAACTACGAAATAGCCCATACCAATCCCGATTATTATCTCAGCATGGGCCTGACCGCAGAACAGGTAGCGAAGGATTTCAATATCAGCCGCGAAAAGCAGGACGAGTTTTCATTCCGGTCGCATCAGAAAGCATTGCGTGCGCAGAAGGAAGGTTGGTTTGCCGACGGCATCGTACCGGTGACTGTGAAGGAGACCTATTTTGACGCCGCTTCGGGTAAGAAAAAGACGAAAGAAACGGTCGTCAGCCAGGACGAAGGTCCGCGTGCCGACACGACGATCGAAGCATTGAGCAAACTGAAACCGGTTTTCGCGGCGGGCGGCTCGGTGACGGCCGGCAATTCTTCGCAGACTTCGGATGGCGCCGCATTTGTATTGGTGATGTCCGAAAGGATGGTGAACGAGCTGGGCCTGAAACCGATCGCACGCATGATGTCGTATGCGACCGCCGGTGTGGATCCGCGTATTATGGGGATCGGTCCGGTGGCGGCCGTGCCGTTAGCCCTTAAGCAGGCCGGATTGAAACTGAGCGATATCGAGCAGGTGGAATTGAACGAAGCGTTTGCGGCCCAATCGCTCGCGGTAATCCAGGAGCTTGGCATCGACCCGGAAATTGTGAACCCGAATGGCGGCGCAATTGCTTTGGGCCACGCACTGGGCTCCACGGGGGCACGTCTTTCGGTGCAGCTTTTCAACGAAATGAAGCGCCGCGGACAAAAATACGGCATGGTTACAGCCTGCGTAGGCGGCGGGCAAGGGGTTGCGGGGATTTACGAAAGGCTCTATTAG
- a CDS encoding PspC domain-containing protein: MNHNRLFRNTSNKMIGGVASGLADYFGIDVTIVRALLVLAVFIPVTFPVILFYIILWIVMPDIAKRPKELEQGHIHS; the protein is encoded by the coding sequence ATGAACCACAATAGATTGTTCCGTAACACCAGCAATAAAATGATCGGCGGAGTTGCCTCAGGGTTAGCGGATTACTTCGGGATCGACGTCACCATCGTCCGTGCGTTGCTCGTTCTTGCCGTGTTCATTCCGGTGACATTCCCCGTCATTTTGTTTTACATCATCCTTTGGATCGTTATGCCGGATATCGCAAAACGACCCAAAGAGCTGGAACAAGGGCACATCCATTCCTGA
- a CDS encoding polyprenyl synthetase family protein, producing the protein MIQPTSLLEKLQSEFDRHSYGETPAELYEPITYIMSLGGKRFRPLLTLLAASIFDTDIKKAMKPAMAVEVFHNFTLMHDDIMDRAPLRRGMPTVHEKWNANTAILSGDVMLIRAYDLLLDVPKDKLPSVLKRFNQTAAEVCEGQQLDMNFETRWDVTEEEYIGMIRLKTSVLLGFALELGGMIAGADDETVRLLYAAGENMGIGFQLKDDLLDVYGDPAKFGKQVGGDIIANKKTFLLIEALSKAEGELKVELNRWIGLDAFDNVEKVAAVTGIYDALGIRTFTEHKINEYFSRGIASLRQLRTDSVQKEVLLQFVEQLVAREK; encoded by the coding sequence ATGATCCAACCCACATCATTACTTGAAAAACTTCAGAGTGAATTTGACAGGCATTCCTACGGAGAAACTCCTGCGGAACTTTATGAGCCGATAACCTATATTATGTCGCTCGGCGGAAAGCGCTTCCGGCCATTGCTGACGCTGCTTGCCGCTTCCATTTTTGATACGGATATTAAAAAGGCCATGAAACCGGCCATGGCCGTGGAGGTATTTCACAACTTCACGCTCATGCACGACGACATTATGGACCGCGCGCCATTGCGCCGGGGTATGCCTACCGTGCACGAGAAATGGAATGCGAACACCGCGATTTTGTCGGGTGACGTAATGCTGATCCGCGCTTATGACCTGCTGCTGGATGTGCCGAAGGATAAATTGCCTTCGGTGCTGAAACGCTTTAACCAGACGGCTGCGGAAGTGTGTGAAGGCCAGCAGCTCGACATGAATTTCGAGACGCGCTGGGATGTGACGGAGGAGGAATACATTGGTATGATCCGCCTGAAAACGTCGGTACTCCTGGGTTTTGCGCTCGAACTGGGAGGGATGATCGCCGGGGCGGATGATGAAACGGTGAGGCTGCTCTATGCTGCGGGCGAAAATATGGGTATTGGTTTCCAGTTGAAAGACGACCTGCTGGACGTGTACGGCGACCCCGCGAAGTTCGGAAAGCAGGTGGGGGGCGACATTATCGCTAACAAGAAGACATTCCTGCTGATCGAAGCGTTGTCAAAAGCGGAAGGCGAACTGAAAGTGGAACTGAACCGCTGGATAGGGCTTGACGCCTTCGATAATGTGGAGAAAGTAGCCGCGGTAACGGGTATTTACGACGCGCTGGGTATCCGTACATTTACCGAACATAAAATAAATGAATATTTTTCGCGGGGAATAGCTAGTTTACGGCAGTTGCGTACGGATAGCGTTCAGAAAGAAGTGCTTTTGCAGTTTGTGGAGCAGCTCGTTGCGCGGGAAAAGTAG
- a CDS encoding glycosyltransferase family 2 protein, with the protein MDVSIVIINYRTPQLIINCLDSVKRFTSGVTFEVIIVDNDPANGGGALVREAHPEVRWIDMEYNAGFGIANNRGMEIARGKYLLLLNADTLLTDNVIGRCFGRMNQRADIIACGALQYYPDGTPMPFYRSFNEFRKTFFILPPSALLDKVVNKLYPEPAYDDPEQHDWLVGAFMFVRREGFEKTGGFSSDFFMYGEDVEWSGRLGKLGKLCYFQDCTFIHLENNNPFRRTHISWINRFSTQMQVSNFLWVRKQYGVFQYILLILHYILMVPVVYGWKMLLNLKKSGNPFSELRTQHIYVRKTRVLLKYFWKTLFLREGLYKIKPQENIDLLTASA; encoded by the coding sequence ATGGATGTATCCATTGTTATCATTAATTACAGGACTCCTCAACTCATCATCAATTGCCTAGATTCCGTCAAACGATTTACGTCCGGAGTGACTTTCGAAGTGATTATCGTCGACAACGACCCGGCGAACGGCGGCGGCGCTTTGGTGAGAGAGGCCCATCCTGAAGTGCGGTGGATCGACATGGAATACAATGCAGGTTTTGGCATCGCCAATAACCGGGGAATGGAAATTGCGAGGGGGAAATATTTGCTGCTGCTCAATGCGGATACGCTGCTGACCGACAATGTGATCGGCCGTTGTTTCGGGCGCATGAACCAACGCGCCGACATCATTGCCTGCGGTGCGTTGCAATACTATCCCGACGGCACACCCATGCCTTTTTATCGCAGTTTTAACGAGTTCCGGAAGACGTTTTTTATACTCCCGCCGAGTGCGTTGCTGGATAAGGTAGTTAACAAACTTTACCCTGAACCGGCTTATGACGATCCCGAGCAGCACGATTGGCTCGTGGGAGCATTCATGTTCGTGAGAAGGGAAGGTTTTGAGAAAACCGGCGGGTTCAGCAGCGACTTTTTCATGTATGGCGAGGATGTCGAATGGTCGGGCCGGTTGGGAAAGCTCGGCAAGCTGTGCTATTTTCAGGACTGTACATTTATTCACCTCGAAAACAACAATCCGTTTCGGCGGACGCACATTTCATGGATCAACCGTTTCAGTACGCAAATGCAGGTTTCCAACTTCCTGTGGGTACGGAAGCAGTATGGTGTGTTTCAATACATTCTGTTGATCCTGCATTATATTTTGATGGTGCCGGTCGTTTATGGATGGAAAATGCTGCTGAATTTGAAAAAAAGCGGAAATCCGTTCTCGGAGCTCCGTACACAGCATATATATGTAAGGAAGACCCGCGTTCTTTTAAAATATTTCTGGAAAACGCTGTTCCTCAGAGAGGGGTTGTATAAAATCAAACCCCAGGAGAACATCGACCTCTTAACAGCCTCTGCATGA
- a CDS encoding phosphatidylserine decarboxylase family protein has product MKLHREGYTIMAVTAIVLIIINLGINYLLPDGYWIPRLVLIASIIIFFLVVQFFRVPTRVVRKSDREIVAPCDGKVVVIEEVVETEYFKGPRRQISIFMSPLNVHVNWNPISGVVQYFKYHPGLYLVAWHPKSSTENERTTIVIRNREGVDVLFRQIAGAAARRIRWYVKEGDQVEQSTEMGFIKFGSRVDIFVPLDAEIKVNLQDKTVGSVTVLATLK; this is encoded by the coding sequence ATGAAACTGCATAGAGAAGGATATACGATCATGGCTGTAACGGCCATTGTGCTGATCATTATTAATTTAGGGATCAACTATCTCCTTCCCGACGGCTACTGGATCCCGCGCCTGGTATTGATCGCCAGCATTATCATTTTCTTTCTGGTCGTGCAGTTTTTTCGCGTTCCAACACGGGTTGTCCGCAAAAGTGACCGTGAAATCGTAGCGCCCTGCGATGGTAAAGTAGTGGTGATTGAGGAAGTGGTCGAGACGGAGTATTTCAAAGGCCCCCGCCGGCAGATCAGCATCTTCATGTCACCATTGAATGTGCACGTTAACTGGAACCCGATCAGCGGGGTTGTCCAGTATTTCAAATACCACCCGGGCCTTTACCTGGTGGCCTGGCACCCCAAATCAAGTACAGAGAACGAGCGGACCACGATAGTAATCCGCAATAGAGAAGGCGTCGACGTCCTGTTTCGTCAGATCGCCGGCGCGGCTGCGCGGCGTATACGCTGGTATGTGAAGGAAGGCGATCAAGTGGAGCAAAGCACCGAAATGGGCTTTATCAAATTCGGGTCCAGAGTAGATATTTTCGTTCCCCTGGACGCCGAAATCAAGGTTAATCTGCAAGACAAGACCGTTGGTAGCGTTACGGTGCTGGCGACATTAAAATAA
- a CDS encoding aminotransferase class IV yields MPYYQYFNGEIISLDQPVFQTNDLGLLRGYGLFDFFRTYNGVPFRWDDYWQRFENSARLLKLPLPVTQRETEKILADLHSITGEPEVAFRFVLTGGYAPDGVHVVQPNFLIRTEALPQDNPAGRLKGIKVLPYEYVRDLPEVKTTNYVHMVLMADELKRRQAADLLFHKDGEVSELTRSNLFAFRGDKLITSDRNILNGVTRRVAIELAKADFEVEIRPVSYKEVITADEVFTTSTTKWVMPVVQIGDQPVGNGQAGARTLHLQQKFEELVARWGK; encoded by the coding sequence ATGCCCTATTACCAATATTTTAATGGCGAAATCATTTCCCTCGACCAGCCGGTCTTTCAGACGAACGACCTCGGGCTCCTGCGCGGTTATGGCTTGTTCGACTTTTTCAGGACATATAACGGTGTGCCCTTCCGGTGGGATGATTATTGGCAGCGCTTCGAGAATTCGGCGCGACTGCTGAAACTACCGCTCCCGGTGACACAGCGCGAAACGGAAAAAATCCTGGCAGATTTGCATTCCATAACGGGAGAGCCGGAAGTCGCGTTCCGCTTTGTGCTCACGGGCGGTTACGCGCCTGACGGCGTGCATGTGGTGCAACCCAATTTCCTCATCCGCACGGAAGCGTTGCCGCAGGATAATCCGGCTGGCCGTTTGAAAGGCATCAAAGTGCTTCCCTACGAATATGTTCGAGATCTGCCGGAGGTTAAAACAACCAACTATGTACATATGGTATTAATGGCCGATGAGCTGAAACGCCGGCAGGCGGCTGATTTGCTATTCCACAAAGACGGTGAAGTAAGCGAACTCACGCGTAGCAACCTGTTCGCATTCCGGGGGGATAAACTCATTACTTCCGACCGCAATATCCTCAACGGCGTTACCCGCCGTGTGGCGATCGAGCTTGCAAAAGCGGATTTCGAAGTGGAAATACGGCCGGTGTCCTACAAAGAAGTCATTACCGCCGACGAAGTGTTCACTACCAGCACTACCAAATGGGTAATGCCTGTGGTGCAGATCGGCGACCAGCCCGTTGGAAACGGACAGGCCGGAGCCCGGACATTGCATTTGCAGCAGAAATTCGAAGAACTCGTCGCACGCTGGGGCAAGTAA
- the secA gene encoding preprotein translocase subunit SecA — protein MFKIFSKLFGTKSERDLKELTPYVEKINAEYALLASLSNDELRAQSADLKKHIADQLQSIDEQIGALRQQAADEPNVDSKEAIFKKIDALELERNKELEKVLLDILPKAFAIVKETARRFTENDKLEVTANYFDREIATKKANVTINGDKAYWNTTWDVIGQPIKWNMIHYDVQLIGGVVLHQGKIAEMATGEGKTLVATLPSFLNALAGQGVHIVTVNDYLAKRDAEWNAPLFEFHGLSVDCIDRHQPNTIARRNAYKADLTYGTNNEFGFDYLRDNMSRTPEELVQRKHHFAMVDEVDSVLIDDARTPLIISGPVPRGDEQEFLELKPRVARIVEAQKRLAMDFLNEAKKKIQAGDKKEGGLALFRAHRGMPKYKPLIKYLSEPGVKAIMQESEAIYLAENQKLMPQADAPLYFTIDERHNSIELTEKGIDFLTGESEESNFFILPDIAVDLDAIEKDPSLNEHDRVIAKEALIRDYSVKTARIHTVNQLLKAFTLFEKDVEYVIMDGKVKIVDEQTGRIMEGRRYSDGLHQAIEAKENVRVEDATQTYATITLQNYFRMYHKLAGMTGTAETEAGEFWEIYKLDVVSIPTNKGVIRKDQEDKVYRSVREKYNAVTDEIVELVEAGRPVLVGTTSVENSEIISRMLTLRKIPHQVLNAKQHQREAEVVAEAGKPGTVTIATNMAGRGTDIKLTPEAKAAGGLAIIGTERHESRRVDRQLRGRSGRQGDPGSSQFFVSLEDNLMRLFGSDRMAKVMDRMGLEEGEVIQSSMITKSIERAQKKVEENNFGMRKRLLEYDDVMNYQRDAIYTRRRNALFGDRLAVDIANTLYDVCDEIATTAGSYAELELAAITTLGMEVPFTENEYAALKPADRSQKLYEAAEKQYQDKNAAIASKALPVLRSIYAERGAVISEIMIPFTDGIRQAGVVVSLQKAIESEGKDITREMEKAIVLSLIDQEWKEHLREMDDLKQSVQNAVFEQKDPLLIYKFESVELFKRFLSKVNFDMISFLMKADIPQEEAAPATAVQQQVRRPEPAPELHTNREEDYDLETDTFHSQESTTKAQPVRAIKIADRNQRVSVQYRDGRIVRDVKFKKVEHEVKNGDCVVVDVHEE, from the coding sequence ATGTTTAAAATATTTTCCAAGCTGTTTGGCACGAAGTCGGAGCGGGATCTGAAAGAACTGACCCCGTACGTTGAGAAGATCAATGCCGAATATGCACTGCTGGCCTCCCTGTCGAACGATGAGCTCCGGGCACAATCCGCGGACCTCAAAAAGCATATTGCCGATCAACTTCAGTCCATCGACGAGCAGATCGGCGCATTGAGGCAACAGGCCGCCGACGAACCGAATGTGGACAGCAAAGAGGCGATCTTTAAAAAAATAGACGCTCTCGAACTGGAAAGGAATAAAGAACTGGAAAAGGTGTTGCTGGATATTCTTCCAAAAGCGTTCGCGATCGTAAAGGAAACCGCCCGCCGTTTTACAGAAAATGATAAACTGGAAGTAACCGCCAACTATTTCGACCGCGAAATCGCTACCAAAAAGGCGAATGTGACTATTAACGGCGACAAAGCCTATTGGAATACGACCTGGGACGTGATCGGCCAGCCTATCAAATGGAACATGATCCACTACGATGTGCAGTTGATCGGCGGCGTGGTACTGCACCAGGGCAAGATCGCCGAGATGGCTACCGGTGAAGGTAAGACCCTCGTGGCGACGCTTCCGTCCTTCCTGAATGCATTGGCCGGACAGGGCGTTCACATCGTAACAGTGAACGATTACCTCGCCAAACGTGACGCCGAATGGAATGCACCGCTTTTCGAATTCCATGGACTGAGCGTCGACTGCATCGACCGTCACCAGCCCAACACCATTGCCCGTCGTAATGCCTATAAAGCGGACCTTACTTACGGTACCAACAACGAATTCGGGTTCGACTACCTGCGTGACAATATGTCACGGACGCCGGAAGAGCTCGTTCAGCGCAAGCACCATTTCGCGATGGTCGATGAGGTCGACTCCGTTTTGATCGACGACGCGCGTACGCCATTGATTATCAGCGGACCGGTGCCGCGTGGCGACGAGCAGGAGTTTCTGGAACTGAAACCACGCGTTGCGAGGATCGTGGAAGCGCAGAAGCGCCTCGCGATGGATTTCCTCAACGAAGCCAAGAAAAAAATTCAGGCCGGCGATAAGAAAGAAGGAGGTTTGGCGCTGTTCCGCGCGCACCGCGGTATGCCGAAATACAAGCCTCTCATCAAATACCTCAGCGAGCCGGGCGTCAAGGCCATTATGCAGGAATCGGAAGCGATTTATCTCGCTGAAAACCAAAAACTGATGCCGCAAGCCGACGCTCCGCTTTACTTTACTATCGACGAGCGCCATAACAGTATCGAACTGACCGAAAAAGGGATTGACTTCCTGACCGGCGAATCGGAAGAATCCAATTTCTTTATCCTCCCGGATATCGCCGTCGACCTCGATGCGATTGAAAAAGACCCGTCGCTCAATGAGCACGACCGCGTGATTGCGAAAGAAGCGTTGATCCGCGATTATTCCGTCAAAACAGCTCGTATCCATACTGTAAACCAGCTTTTGAAAGCATTTACGCTTTTTGAAAAAGACGTGGAATATGTGATTATGGACGGGAAAGTGAAGATCGTCGACGAGCAGACTGGTCGTATCATGGAAGGCCGCCGCTATTCCGACGGCCTGCATCAGGCGATCGAAGCGAAGGAAAATGTCCGCGTGGAAGACGCTACGCAGACATATGCGACCATTACGCTGCAAAACTATTTCCGGATGTACCACAAGCTGGCCGGTATGACCGGTACGGCAGAGACCGAAGCAGGCGAGTTCTGGGAAATTTACAAACTCGACGTGGTTTCTATCCCTACCAACAAGGGCGTTATCCGGAAAGACCAGGAAGATAAAGTATATCGCTCGGTTCGCGAGAAATACAATGCGGTTACGGACGAGATCGTAGAACTCGTGGAAGCCGGAAGACCGGTACTCGTGGGTACCACTTCGGTTGAAAACTCCGAGATCATCAGCCGGATGCTCACGCTCCGCAAGATCCCGCACCAGGTTTTGAACGCGAAACAACACCAGCGCGAAGCGGAAGTCGTGGCGGAAGCGGGTAAACCGGGCACTGTAACCATCGCCACCAACATGGCGGGCCGCGGTACTGACATCAAGCTGACACCAGAAGCAAAAGCAGCCGGAGGTCTGGCGATCATTGGTACGGAACGCCACGAAAGCCGTCGCGTCGACCGCCAGTTGCGTGGCCGTTCGGGGCGTCAGGGTGACCCCGGCTCGTCCCAATTCTTCGTGTCATTGGAAGATAATCTCATGCGCTTGTTCGGTTCCGACCGGATGGCCAAGGTAATGGATCGCATGGGCCTCGAAGAAGGCGAGGTGATCCAGAGCAGCATGATCACCAAGTCGATCGAGAGAGCGCAGAAGAAAGTAGAAGAAAACAACTTCGGGATGCGGAAACGTCTGCTCGAATACGACGACGTGATGAATTATCAGCGTGACGCGATTTATACCCGCCGCCGCAATGCATTGTTCGGGGATCGCCTGGCCGTGGATATCGCCAACACATTGTACGATGTGTGCGACGAAATCGCGACTACCGCCGGAAGTTACGCGGAACTGGAACTGGCGGCCATTACCACGCTTGGAATGGAAGTGCCATTCACCGAAAATGAATACGCGGCGCTGAAACCTGCCGACCGCTCTCAAAAGTTATACGAAGCAGCCGAGAAGCAATACCAGGATAAAAACGCAGCCATCGCAAGCAAAGCATTGCCGGTACTACGCTCGATTTACGCGGAGCGGGGTGCGGTGATTTCCGAAATCATGATCCCGTTCACCGACGGTATCCGTCAGGCTGGCGTGGTGGTGAGCTTGCAAAAGGCCATCGAAAGCGAAGGCAAGGACATCACCCGCGAAATGGAGAAGGCGATTGTGCTTTCGCTCATCGACCAGGAATGGAAAGAGCACCTGCGTGAAATGGACGATCTGAAACAATCGGTTCAAAATGCGGTATTCGAGCAGAAAGATCCATTGCTGATCTACAAATTCGAATCCGTAGAACTGTTCAAACGCTTCCTGAGCAAAGTGAACTTTGACATGATCTCTTTCCTCATGAAAGCCGATATTCCACAGGAGGAAGCTGCTCCCGCAACCGCCGTGCAACAACAGGTTCGCAGACCGGAACCCGCACCCGAGCTCCACACCAATCGCGAAGAAGACTACGACCTGGAAACCGATACTTTCCATTCACAGGAGTCGACCACAAAAGCACAGCCTGTCCGTGCGATCAAGATTGCCGACCGAAACCAGCGCGTATCAGTTCAGTACCGCGATGGCCGCATCGTTCGCGACGTGAAATTCAAGAAAGTGGAGCACGAGGTCAAAAACGGTGACTGCGTCGTGGTTGACGTGCATGAGGAATAG